CCGAATCCACAGAACTATGAGTACAGAGATGGTCTCGCTCTAATACCTGTGAAAATGATAGATGTTGCTGGACTTGTCCCTGGGGCTCACGAAGGAAGAGGTTTGGGGAACAAGTTCCTCGACAATCTAAGAATGGCCTCAGTCCTTATTCACGTGGTGGATGCAACGGGGAAGACCAATGAAGAGGGGCAACCAACCGATTTTCATGATCCAGTTGAGGACATAGAGTTTCTCGAGAAGGAAATAGACTACTGGATATTTGGAATTTTAAGCAAAGGATGGGAAAAGTTTGCAAAGAGAATAAAACTCCAGAAGATTAAACTTGAGAGTGCAATAGCTGAGCATCTCAGCGGAATAGGGGTCACCGAGGATGACGTTTGGAAAGCCATGCACTCACTTAACCTCCCGGATGATCCAACGAAGTGGTCCCAGGAAGACCTTTTGGCCTTCTCCTCCGAGATAAGGAAGATAAATAAGCCCATGATAATAGCGGCAAACAAGGCTGATGCTGCCAGTGATGAGCAGATAGAAAGGCTGAAGAAGGAGGGAGAAAAGAGGGGGTACATTGTGATCCCAACTAGTGCGGCAGCTGAATTAACACTTAGAAAGGCCGCGAAGGCTGGTTTCATAGATTACATTCCTGGAGCTAGCGACTTCAAAATATTAAAGGATATGAACGAGAGGCAGAAGAAGGCTCTATTGATGATAAAGGAGAAAGTCCTTGATAGATTTGGCTCAACTGGGGTTCAGGAAGTAATAAACAGGGCAGTTTTTGACCTGCTCAAGTTAATACCCGTCTATCCAGTTCAAGATGAAAACAAGCTTACGGATCAGTTCGGCAACATTTTGCCTCATGTTTTCTTAATGAAAGAAGGTTCAACCCCCAGCGATTTGGCCTACAAGGTTCATACGGATCTTGGAGAAGGCTTCCTCTACGCAATAAACGCTAGAACTAAAAGGAGAATTGGCGAGGATTACACTCTGCAGTTCAACGACATAATAAAGATAGTTGCCGTGACGAGGTGATCACCTCTTAACCTTGAAGCTCATGGCTTCCTTTTGCTGTATTTCCTGAGCCTTCTTTGCTACTTCTCCAACCCTCTTCTCTATCTCTGCCAAAGCCTCCTGGGTCTTCTTTATCGCTTCGTCGTACTCCTTGATTCTCTTCTCAAGGAATGCTATTGCATCGTCAATGCTCCTCTCAACGGCATAGCCTGATCCAACGCTTACTATTGCGTTATTCTTATCTATGATCATGCCCTTAAGGAAGGAACCTGCCCCTATGGGAACCAAAATCTCTGGCCTTTCTTCTCCAACCTTCTTTAGATTCTCAAGGGTTTCCCTTACAGTTTGAACCTCGGCCCTAGCCAAGTTTAGTAGCTCAAGATTCTGAGCCAAAAGTTGGGCCTGGGCCTGAAGAACCTGATATTCGTAAGCAAGCTTTTCCAACTCCTTATTGTTTTGTGCCATTTTCATCACCAAAAATTTTAGAGTTCGAGGCTGAGCCTCCTGACAACTATGTCTTCCGCTTCCTCAGGCTTTATCTCCTTGATCTCCTGGATGAATATCTTTCTCCTCTTAACCTTGTGCTTGCTTCCGATGTCGGAATAGACGAGCTCCTTTACGTGCTCTTCCTTTAAAGCCCTGTACTCCTTCGTGAACTTGAACTTCTTTCCGTTCTTCTCGAAGTAACCGAGGACGCGGAAGACCTTAACCTCCATCTCCCCACCCCCTCACACGAATCCTAAGGCCTCTTCAATCTTAACTATCTCAGGTCCAGTGGTTAAGTGTCCAACAACAACACCGTTTGAGTTGGCTAACATACACGTTCCAACGTAGGGGACTCCCATGTTAGCAGTTCCGACGTAAACATCAACTTTAAACAACTCAGATAACCATTCAAGTTCCTCATCAGTTGTCTCCGGATGAACCAATCCGCCTTTATTTGTAACTACCCCAGCACTCCCGACGGCATTGAGTCCAGCTATTAGGCCCCTTTCAACCTCAACACCAAGTATGTCCCCTATCTCCTTAGCTTCCTGTCTTGAGAACTTTGCACTAACCAATGCTCCCTTATCGTTAGTTAGGATTAAATTCCCCAGGGCCGTATACTTTGTTCTAAATGGCACTATCTCGGTCTCTATTCCATATTCCTGGAACGCCTTCTTTATTCTCTCTATCTCAGTATCCCAGACGTACCAGGGAACCAGTATTGCCCTTGAATTCCCAGCAGCAAGCGTTCCTATTATCCTGGACTTCATTATGCTTGCTTCTATTACTGGAACCTTTAGCACCTCTCTAATGACATCTAGTTTCTTTTCCTGGAGGCCTTCCCTAATTAACACTACCTTATCCGTTGCTATACCAAATACACCTAAATACGGTGAGTTCTCAAAGTCGAGCCTCTCTATGTGCATCCCTTCCCCTCCACGGGGGATCAGGCAAGGTCAACATACGCTACCCTGACCTTACCCTCCTCCCTCTCCTCCTCCTGAACCTTGACCTTAACCCTTAGCTTGCTTGGTGGCTTTTCAATTCCCCTCTCCCATATCTTCTCGTTTACCTTTGTGCTTATTATCACTTCCTGGGCTTTTGCATGTCTTGCAACGAACTCCCTAACGAACTTAACAGCCCTTGGTGCTCTCTTCCATCTTGGCACTATCTTCTTTATCTTCTTTATTGGTATCGTGAATATAACTTCCTCTCCAGGCTTTATTGGCATCTACACCACCTCACTCCTTAAGTTTTGTCCTTCTCCAGTGTCTCCTCTTGGGGTGTGTCAAAACTCTCCTATTCGTTTTTACTATAACCCAAACGGGAACTCTTCTGTTCTGTTTCATGGCCTTTGCAAGCCTAAGCTTTTTGGCGAGAGGTTTATTCCTCGCCATTTTCCTTCCCTCCCTGGAATTTAGCTAATGAGAATGCCTGTTCACCTTAACAGTGGGCAACTTAAAAGGGTTTCGTTGTGGAGTATTCATCGGTTGTCCAAATTTTTTGAGGCTAAAGTTTAATACCCAATCAAGCTTCAATAATCCTTGATTGGGGGTGCAATGGATGGGCGTTGAGAAGGTTCCAAAATACAATATACCAATCAAGAAGGTTGAGTACGTCTTCATCGAGCTCGACAAGATGAAGCCCCATGAGCAGCTCGTTCAAAGGGAGCTTGAAGACTTCATAGAGAGCGTCACCGGCTCAGGTATCTTCTGGAAGCCAATGCTCCTAGCAAAGATCCCTGGAACTGATGAGTATCTCATCGTCGATGGCCACCATCGTTGGGCTGGCCTTCAGAAGCTCGGTGCAAAGAAGGCCCCCTCAGTTATACTTGACTACTTCAGCGATGATGTTAAGGTCTACACTTGGTACCCGGCATTCAAGGGGGATCTTAACAAGGTCATAGAGAGGCTCAAGAAAGAGGGTCTCGAGGTAATTGAGGATCCAAACGCCGAAGAAAAGGCTGAAAAGGGAGAAATAGCCTTTGCTCTAGTTGGAGAGAAGAGCTTTGCAATTCCAGGAGGTCTAGACGAGCAGAAGAAGGTCAGTAAAGTTTTAGACGAGATGGATCAAGCTGGAGAGATAGAGCTCGTCTACTATGGTCTAAAGGAGGATGCAAAGGCAGACATGGAGAAGGGTGAAATAGACTATGTCTTCATAAGGAAGGCTCCGAGCAAGGAGGAGGTAATGGAACTAGTGAAGAGGGGAGAGGTGTTCTCACCAAAGACAACAAGACACGTCCTGCCCTTCATTCCAGATAAGATAGACGTTAAGCTTGAGGACCTGTTCTAGCGAAACTTGTATATTCTCTTCTTTCCTTTTATTCATCTGGTGGTATTGTTGAGGGCATCAAAGCTGGCCGTTAAGATACTCAAAAAGGAAGGAGAAGATGTCTATTACGACCCAATAATCCATGGAAGAACACTGAAGATAGTTGGGATTGATGACGATCCAGTAGAGGTTATGAACTACATCCTAACCCAATACAAGGAAAAGGGATACACTCTCATCGCCTTTGACACCTCAGGAAGATTCCCAACTTCTCTCTTTGACAACGTTTTAAGAATAGAGGAGAACACTCCAGCAGGTCTCGATCCACTGAAGATGGCGAAGGTTGGTTTGATAAGAGATCCCTATTCAGCTGTGACAATAATCCAGACGATATATGAACTAGATAGAGCATCGACGGAGAAGCTCTATGCCGACTTCGTAAGGGGAAAGGTAAGTTCGATGAACGATGTTGTTAAGTCGAAGGAAAGCTACGCTGAAGTGATAAACGAGAGCTACACAGAACTCGATGGAATGCTATTTGAAGGAGAACCAACTAAAATCCCGGAAAATTGTCTCGTTGATCTGAGTGGCCTTAACAGTATAACATTAACGGGAATTGCTTTTTTGATAATCTCGGCGGTTCTTGAAGACAGGAGGAACGTTGTCTATGGTCTGTATGATGTTGCCGTGCTAACATTCACGGATGCGGGTAACGCAGGACTTCCTCTCCTAACAAGACCAGCAAGGAGAAGGGTAGCTATACTTGGAACTAGGTATCCACTTGATCAAGTTCTAAGTATCCCTGGTCCGCTGCTTCTACTCTATAACGACCCAGATGTTCAGTCAGCAATATACGAGAGCCAGGGAGTTCCTCAGGGGCTTAGAAGATTTGTAAATAAGGGGGAGGGAGCCTATATAAGAAGGAGCCCAGAGACTATAGAGGTTGAGTTTGGAGAGCTCTTGAGGGAGCAAGGTTCTTAAGGTATTTTAAAAACTCTACTCCGGTGGGGCTAAAATGCAGAACATCCCGCCTCAGGTTCAGG
The window above is part of the Pyrococcus sp. NA2 genome. Proteins encoded here:
- the pfdA gene encoding prefoldin subunit alpha is translated as MAQNNKELEKLAYEYQVLQAQAQLLAQNLELLNLARAEVQTVRETLENLKKVGEERPEILVPIGAGSFLKGMIIDKNNAIVSVGSGYAVERSIDDAIAFLEKRIKEYDEAIKKTQEALAEIEKRVGEVAKKAQEIQQKEAMSFKVKR
- the rpl18a gene encoding 50S ribosomal protein L18Ae, which produces MEVKVFRVLGYFEKNGKKFKFTKEYRALKEEHVKELVYSDIGSKHKVKRRKIFIQEIKEIKPEEAEDIVVRRLSLEL
- a CDS encoding 50S ribosomal protein L31e, producing the protein MPIKPGEEVIFTIPIKKIKKIVPRWKRAPRAVKFVREFVARHAKAQEVIISTKVNEKIWERGIEKPPSKLRVKVKVQEEEREEGKVRVAYVDLA
- the serK gene encoding L-serine kinase SerK — its product is MGVEKVPKYNIPIKKVEYVFIELDKMKPHEQLVQRELEDFIESVTGSGIFWKPMLLAKIPGTDEYLIVDGHHRWAGLQKLGAKKAPSVILDYFSDDVKVYTWYPAFKGDLNKVIERLKKEGLEVIEDPNAEEKAEKGEIAFALVGEKSFAIPGGLDEQKKVSKVLDEMDQAGEIELVYYGLKEDAKADMEKGEIDYVFIRKAPSKEEVMELVKRGEVFSPKTTRHVLPFIPDKIDVKLEDLF
- a CDS encoding redox-regulated ATPase YchF produces the protein MEIGVVGKPNVGKSTFFSAATLVDVEIANYPFTTIDANVGVTYVITEHPCKELGCRPNPQNYEYRDGLALIPVKMIDVAGLVPGAHEGRGLGNKFLDNLRMASVLIHVVDATGKTNEEGQPTDFHDPVEDIEFLEKEIDYWIFGILSKGWEKFAKRIKLQKIKLESAIAEHLSGIGVTEDDVWKAMHSLNLPDDPTKWSQEDLLAFSSEIRKINKPMIIAANKADAASDEQIERLKKEGEKRGYIVIPTSAAAELTLRKAAKAGFIDYIPGASDFKILKDMNERQKKALLMIKEKVLDRFGSTGVQEVINRAVFDLLKLIPVYPVQDENKLTDQFGNILPHVFLMKEGSTPSDLAYKVHTDLGEGFLYAINARTKRRIGEDYTLQFNDIIKIVAVTR
- a CDS encoding translation initiation factor IF-6 — encoded protein: MHIERLDFENSPYLGVFGIATDKVVLIREGLQEKKLDVIREVLKVPVIEASIMKSRIIGTLAAGNSRAILVPWYVWDTEIERIKKAFQEYGIETEIVPFRTKYTALGNLILTNDKGALVSAKFSRQEAKEIGDILGVEVERGLIAGLNAVGSAGVVTNKGGLVHPETTDEELEWLSELFKVDVYVGTANMGVPYVGTCMLANSNGVVVGHLTTGPEIVKIEEALGFV
- a CDS encoding 50S ribosomal protein L39e, which codes for MARNKPLAKKLRLAKAMKQNRRVPVWVIVKTNRRVLTHPKRRHWRRTKLKE